In Desulfuromonadaceae bacterium, a genomic segment contains:
- a CDS encoding polysaccharide deacetylase family protein, with amino-acid sequence MRNNPPFKLWLTMLLLLLFVAPVSAGVNVFVYHRFDDVRYPSTNISGDIFSQQLEWLRTENYQVLTLGAVVDRLRSGQSLPKRCAVLTIDDAFSSFYTAGLPLLKQFGFPATLFVNIDGIGGASYMSWAQLAEVAATGIEIGNHSATHDYLVEKRSGEDEAQRLTRIRADLSRAQQTLRKNLGIEPKVFSYPYGEYDLQLQQLVAELGFSAAVAQQSGVVNAATDRYALPRFPMGGQYATLRGFRDKLAMEALQVEVSSPVNPLAPENPPTLRLKITDPEVDLGRLNCYIDGSPRCAMTWEGDVGADTWLTISAATPLSGRRGKFTLTAPNRRTGRWHWFSQLWIFPVVAEGDR; translated from the coding sequence ATGAGGAACAATCCACCGTTTAAATTGTGGTTGACCATGCTGCTCTTGTTACTGTTCGTCGCGCCGGTGTCGGCGGGCGTTAACGTCTTTGTTTATCACCGTTTTGATGATGTCCGTTATCCTTCCACAAATATTTCTGGCGACATATTCTCCCAACAACTTGAATGGCTGCGTACTGAAAACTATCAAGTGCTGACTTTGGGTGCGGTTGTTGATCGCCTGCGTTCCGGACAGAGCCTCCCAAAGAGATGCGCGGTGTTGACGATTGACGACGCGTTCAGCTCGTTTTACACGGCAGGCCTGCCGCTGTTGAAACAATTCGGTTTCCCGGCGACGCTGTTTGTCAACATCGACGGGATTGGCGGTGCCAGTTACATGAGCTGGGCGCAATTAGCTGAGGTTGCCGCGACCGGGATTGAAATCGGCAATCATTCGGCTACGCACGATTATCTGGTTGAAAAACGTTCAGGTGAGGACGAGGCGCAACGATTGACGCGGATTCGCGCTGATTTGAGTCGCGCCCAACAGACGCTGCGCAAAAATCTTGGTATTGAACCGAAAGTATTTTCCTATCCCTATGGCGAGTACGACTTGCAGCTGCAACAGTTGGTCGCCGAGCTTGGTTTCTCTGCGGCTGTTGCACAACAGTCCGGGGTGGTGAATGCGGCAACGGACCGCTACGCTCTGCCGCGTTTTCCGATGGGCGGCCAGTATGCGACATTACGTGGTTTTCGCGATAAGTTGGCGATGGAGGCGCTTCAGGTCGAGGTGTCGTCCCCGGTAAATCCGCTTGCCCCTGAAAATCCCCCGACACTGCGGCTTAAGATCACTGATCCGGAGGTTGATCTGGGGAGGTTGAATTGTTATATCGATGGGAGTCCCCGCTGTGCAATGACGTGGGAAGGGGATGTCGGCGCTGACACCTGGTTAACGATTTCAGCCGCCACCCCTTTATCCGGTCGTCGCGGAAAATTTACGCTGACGGCACCGAACCGCCGCACCGGACGGTGGCACTGGTTCAGTCAGTTATGGATTTTTCCGGTGGTTGCTGAGGGCGACCGCTGA
- a CDS encoding glucosaminidase domain-containing protein yields MSLKTSLLFFVLLWSGLLLIATPCNCRAELKDHDQPLPQIEYDNHLELDDYLQEKNYDWDTLNRGVPRFILTNLPDDMEKVPHVTDKKRIFFLSLLPMVLMANNEILADRKRLIELKAPNASRHNEIKARDVLWVQQLARDYGIKKDPLTDPQTMEKLLRRVDQVPASLVLAQAANESGWGTSRFARLANNLFGEWTFKPGTGITPHDRPEGETYEIKRFKNLLASIRSYLHNINTHWAYRELRNKRAELRSSGQPLRGLDLAQHLEFYSTRRQAYVEELRRLIRSNNLMRLTDVYLRRPEAAVQPPTYGLFSAAKFSGRPQQPPEKSITD; encoded by the coding sequence ATGAGTTTAAAAACCAGTCTGCTATTTTTTGTACTGTTGTGGTCAGGGTTATTGCTGATCGCTACTCCCTGTAATTGTCGTGCCGAACTTAAAGACCACGACCAGCCATTGCCACAGATCGAATATGACAATCATCTCGAACTGGACGATTACCTGCAAGAAAAAAACTACGACTGGGATACCCTCAACCGGGGTGTACCACGTTTCATCCTGACCAACCTGCCGGACGATATGGAGAAGGTTCCACACGTTACAGACAAAAAACGTATTTTCTTTCTGTCCCTGTTACCGATGGTGCTGATGGCCAATAACGAAATTCTCGCTGATCGGAAACGCCTGATCGAACTGAAAGCACCCAACGCCTCGCGTCATAATGAAATCAAAGCGCGCGATGTCCTCTGGGTACAACAATTGGCCCGCGATTACGGAATCAAAAAAGACCCGCTAACCGACCCGCAAACGATGGAAAAATTGCTGCGCAGGGTGGATCAGGTACCGGCGTCACTGGTGCTGGCCCAGGCTGCAAACGAGTCGGGATGGGGAACCTCGCGTTTCGCCCGACTGGCCAATAATCTCTTTGGTGAGTGGACCTTCAAACCAGGGACGGGAATCACACCACACGACCGCCCGGAGGGTGAAACCTACGAAATCAAGCGCTTTAAAAATCTGCTCGCGTCAATTCGCTCATACCTGCACAACATCAATACGCACTGGGCTTATCGAGAGCTACGTAACAAACGTGCTGAGTTGAGATCGTCCGGTCAACCGTTACGGGGGCTTGATCTGGCACAACATCTGGAGTTTTATTCAACCCGGCGGCAGGCGTATGTGGAAGAACTCCGTCGACTTATCCGCAGCAACAATTTGATGCGGCTGACCGATGTTTATCTACGCCGACCGGAAGCAGCGGTGCAACCTCCCACCTATGGTCTTTTTTCCGCCGCCAAATTCAGCGGTCGCCCTCAGCAACCACCGGAAAAATCCATAACTGACTGA
- a CDS encoding secondary thiamine-phosphate synthase enzyme YjbQ, translating into MKSFRKELWFNIPQRRGFLNITTEIAKCLHDSGIHEGLCLVNAMHITASVFINDDENGLHADFERWLEELAPHQPLSRYQHNLTGEDNGDAHLKRTVMGREVVVAVTAGKLDFGPWEQIFYGEFDGQRRKRVLVKIIGE; encoded by the coding sequence ATGAAATCATTTCGTAAAGAACTTTGGTTCAACATACCGCAGCGTCGCGGTTTTCTTAATATTACCACAGAGATCGCCAAATGTTTGCACGACAGCGGCATTCACGAGGGGCTGTGTCTGGTCAATGCCATGCATATTACCGCCTCGGTCTTCATTAACGATGACGAAAACGGTCTGCATGCTGATTTTGAACGCTGGCTCGAAGAGCTGGCTCCGCATCAGCCATTATCGCGCTATCAACATAATCTGACCGGCGAGGATAATGGTGACGCTCATCTTAAACGCACCGTTATGGGGCGCGAGGTTGTGGTCGCGGTAACCGCCGGCAAGCTCGATTTCGGACCGTGGGAGCAGATTTTTTACGGTGAGTTCGATGGTCAACGGCGCAAACGGGTGCTGGTCAAGATCATCGGAGAGTAG
- a CDS encoding TIGR04283 family arsenosugar biosynthesis glycosyltransferase: MVPPPVLSVIVPLLNDVAELPGFFASLAGQRGSSLELLICDGGSTDAGRERVLELGATLPFPCRLLACERGRARQLNAGARAAQAATLLFLHVDSRFADENALYRAELALNEAIAAAKTERIAGHFPLLFRRRTAAPSLPYSYYACKARLDRRGCTHGDQGLMLRASFFTELGAFDETLPVLEDTRLADKIRGVGQWMLFDAEISTSARRFETEGLYERQTLNALIMNFAAIGWNDFFIAAADIYRCQDQTERLRLLPVIGLIGELTARMSWRRRWSLWYRTGGYVRQQAWQIALYADLRSNFRRHISFAQYQLNWLERWDRYGDRLTDHVPGRCAAMLLTCVWFHWLYRRRLQMEKDES; the protein is encoded by the coding sequence ATGGTACCACCCCCTGTCCTTTCTGTCATCGTCCCCCTGCTCAATGATGTTGCTGAGTTGCCAGGCTTCTTTGCCTCTCTGGCGGGGCAACGTGGAAGCTCCCTTGAACTGCTGATCTGTGATGGTGGTTCGACCGACGCCGGACGGGAGCGTGTACTCGAACTCGGTGCCACGCTGCCGTTCCCCTGCCGGTTGCTCGCCTGTGAGCGGGGCAGGGCGCGGCAACTGAATGCCGGGGCGCGTGCCGCGCAGGCAGCAACCCTGCTGTTTTTGCATGTCGACTCTCGTTTTGCGGACGAAAATGCGTTGTACCGGGCGGAGCTTGCCCTCAACGAAGCGATTGCTGCTGCCAAAACTGAACGTATTGCCGGGCACTTCCCGCTGCTGTTCAGACGCCGCACCGCTGCACCTTCCTTGCCCTACAGCTATTATGCCTGCAAGGCGCGGCTTGATCGTCGCGGGTGCACCCACGGTGATCAGGGGCTGATGTTGCGAGCAAGTTTTTTCACAGAGCTGGGTGCGTTTGACGAAACGCTGCCGGTGCTCGAAGATACACGCCTGGCGGATAAAATTCGCGGGGTGGGACAGTGGATGTTGTTTGATGCTGAAATTTCTACCTCGGCACGACGTTTCGAGACGGAAGGGCTGTATGAGCGGCAGACACTGAACGCCCTGATCATGAACTTTGCAGCGATTGGCTGGAACGATTTTTTCATTGCTGCCGCCGATATTTATCGTTGTCAGGATCAAACCGAACGCTTGCGGCTGCTTCCGGTCATTGGATTGATTGGTGAGCTGACCGCCCGGATGAGCTGGCGAAGGCGCTGGTCGCTCTGGTACCGTACCGGGGGGTACGTGCGACAGCAGGCGTGGCAGATCGCGCTGTATGCCGATCTCCGGAGTAATTTTCGACGGCACATATCCTTTGCTCAATATCAGTTGAACTGGCTTGAACGCTGGGATCGTTACGGGGATCGCTTAACGGATCACGTGCCGGGACGATGTGCCGCAATGCTCTTAACCTGCGTCTGGTTTCACTGGCTATACCGGCGTCGCCTGCAAATGGAAAAAGACGAGTCGTGA
- a CDS encoding YchF/TatD family DNA exonuclease: MNRPVQLTDTHAHLDGAGYDADRAAVITRATAAGVTHILTVGCDLKSSQAAVELARSTPHIYAAVGIHPHDAATANAETRAALQQLIVSSDKVVAVGEIGLDYYRDRAPRAIQRNCFRHQIALAKEVNLPLIVHDRDAHDDVLTMLREEDAAAVGGVLHCFSGDIAMAHACIEIGFYISFPATITYPNNDALRAVARSISTDHLLIETDCPYLSPQKFRGKRNEPAYLRYTAEKLAEIKGLSLADISRITSLNAYRLFGIGDIDQSARIAYAIRDSLYLNITNRCTNSCAFCAKFKDWTVKGHQLKLEREPSVAEVRAAIGDPSRFREVVFCGYGEPLLRIDLVKKIAAWLKEQGCKVRVNTDGQANLVHQRNILPELHGLIDTVSVSLNAADAATYQHWCRSRFGEQGYVAVREFLTLAKAHIPEVVATAVALPGLDMTACRAAADEIGVEFRAREYNELG, from the coding sequence ATGAATCGACCTGTTCAATTGACAGACACCCATGCACACCTTGATGGAGCTGGCTACGACGCGGACCGCGCGGCCGTGATCACGCGCGCCACCGCTGCCGGGGTCACGCACATCCTTACCGTCGGCTGCGACTTGAAGAGTTCACAGGCTGCTGTGGAATTGGCAAGGAGCACCCCGCACATCTATGCCGCAGTTGGCATTCACCCCCACGATGCAGCAACGGCCAACGCAGAAACTCGCGCCGCATTGCAACAGTTGATCGTATCATCTGACAAGGTTGTCGCGGTCGGCGAGATAGGGCTGGATTATTATCGTGACCGCGCACCGCGCGCCATTCAGCGCAACTGTTTTCGTCACCAGATCGCGCTGGCCAAAGAGGTCAATCTTCCGCTCATTGTTCATGATCGTGACGCGCACGACGATGTGTTGACCATGTTGCGCGAAGAAGACGCGGCAGCGGTCGGCGGTGTACTGCACTGTTTCTCTGGTGACATCGCCATGGCTCACGCCTGCATTGAGATCGGGTTTTACATCTCTTTCCCCGCAACCATCACCTATCCGAATAACGACGCACTGCGCGCCGTGGCGCGGTCGATTTCCACGGATCATCTGTTGATCGAAACCGACTGCCCCTATCTGTCACCGCAAAAATTTCGCGGTAAACGCAATGAACCCGCCTACCTACGTTACACTGCGGAAAAACTGGCTGAGATCAAAGGGCTGTCGCTCGCCGACATCAGCCGCATCACCAGCCTTAACGCCTATCGCCTGTTTGGTATTGGTGACATCGATCAATCGGCGCGGATAGCTTACGCCATCCGCGATTCCCTTTATCTGAACATCACCAATCGATGCACCAACAGCTGTGCTTTTTGCGCCAAATTCAAGGATTGGACTGTTAAGGGGCATCAGCTCAAGCTGGAGCGTGAGCCGTCGGTTGCCGAGGTACGCGCCGCCATCGGCGATCCGTCCCGTTTTCGCGAAGTAGTTTTCTGCGGCTACGGTGAACCACTGTTGCGGATTGATCTGGTCAAGAAAATTGCCGCCTGGCTCAAGGAGCAAGGGTGTAAAGTGCGGGTCAACACTGACGGCCAGGCGAACCTGGTTCATCAGCGCAATATTCTGCCGGAATTGCACGGGCTGATCGACACTGTTTCGGTGTCTCTCAACGCTGCCGATGCCGCGACGTATCAGCACTGGTGCCGTTCGCGTTTCGGTGAACAGGGTTACGTCGCGGTTAGGGAGTTTCTGACTCTGGCGAAGGCGCATATCCCCGAGGTGGTTGCAACCGCGGTAGCCCTGCCCGGCCTCGATATGACGGCATGTCGTGCCGCGGCAGACGAGATAGGGGTGGAGTTTCGCGCCCGCGAGTATAACGAACTCGGATAA
- the metG gene encoding methionine--tRNA ligase — MDKHFYVTTPIYYVNDVPHIGHAYTTLACDAIARYKRARGYKVFFLTGTDEHGQKVEKAAHAQGETPLELADRVMKRYQSLWEKLNITHDDFIRTSQERHKKGVHHLFKLIQGKGDIYLGEYEDWYCTPCETFWTEKQLMDGSCPDCGRPTDKLKEESYFFRMSKYQDQLLKHIEENPDFIQPRSRRNEILSFIKEGLRDLSISRTSFSWGIPVPGDEKHVIYVWFDALSNYITALGYPDQEGHYGTFWPVDAHVIGKDILRFHAVYWPTFLLAAGIPLPKKIFAHGWWTVEGQKMSKSLRNVVEPHMLVDKYGVDAIRYFLLREVPFGLDGDFSHAALIHRINSDLANDLGNLLSRTTAMLNKYFDGELPAPGELAEIDRLLQEKFPAAITLIDQQMTEMAFNKTLQTIWELVSAANKYIDESAPWTLAKDASQRTRLGTVMYNLLEGVRLIAMLIAPFMPGSAASILTTLGCDGNDVTLDGNDHWGGLQPGTRIAKAEPLFPRIEHE, encoded by the coding sequence ATGGACAAGCATTTTTACGTCACCACCCCGATCTATTATGTGAATGACGTCCCTCACATTGGCCACGCCTATACCACTTTGGCCTGCGACGCAATTGCCCGTTACAAACGTGCTCGCGGTTACAAAGTATTTTTTCTCACCGGCACCGACGAGCATGGCCAGAAAGTCGAAAAAGCCGCCCACGCTCAGGGTGAGACGCCTCTCGAATTGGCCGACCGGGTGATGAAACGCTACCAGTCGCTGTGGGAAAAGCTCAATATCACTCACGACGACTTTATTCGCACCTCTCAGGAACGACACAAAAAAGGGGTTCATCACCTGTTTAAGCTCATTCAGGGCAAGGGCGATATTTATCTCGGCGAATACGAAGACTGGTACTGCACTCCCTGTGAAACCTTCTGGACTGAAAAACAATTGATGGATGGCAGTTGTCCTGATTGCGGTCGGCCGACGGACAAACTCAAGGAAGAGTCTTATTTCTTTCGGATGAGCAAATATCAGGACCAGTTACTCAAGCACATCGAGGAGAATCCGGATTTCATTCAACCGCGTTCCCGCCGCAACGAAATCCTTAGTTTTATCAAAGAAGGTTTACGTGACCTGTCTATCTCCCGCACCTCTTTCTCCTGGGGGATTCCGGTTCCGGGGGATGAAAAACACGTCATCTACGTCTGGTTCGATGCGCTGAGCAACTACATTACCGCTCTCGGCTATCCTGACCAGGAAGGTCATTACGGTACATTCTGGCCCGTCGACGCACATGTTATCGGCAAGGATATTCTGCGCTTCCACGCGGTTTACTGGCCGACCTTCCTGCTCGCCGCAGGGATTCCATTGCCGAAAAAAATCTTTGCTCACGGTTGGTGGACGGTCGAAGGTCAAAAGATGAGCAAGAGCCTGCGTAACGTTGTCGAGCCACATATGCTGGTCGACAAATACGGGGTCGATGCGATCCGCTACTTCCTGCTGCGTGAGGTTCCGTTCGGTCTCGACGGCGACTTCTCTCATGCGGCGCTGATACATCGCATTAATTCTGACCTGGCCAACGATCTGGGAAATCTGCTCAGCCGTACGACCGCCATGCTCAACAAATACTTTGACGGGGAATTGCCGGCGCCAGGCGAACTTGCAGAGATTGACCGCCTCTTGCAGGAAAAATTTCCGGCGGCAATTACTTTAATCGACCAGCAAATGACCGAGATGGCCTTCAACAAAACGTTGCAGACGATTTGGGAACTGGTCAGCGCAGCGAACAAATATATCGATGAATCCGCCCCCTGGACGCTGGCGAAAGATGCATCACAACGCACACGACTGGGGACAGTGATGTATAACCTTCTCGAAGGGGTACGCCTGATCGCGATGCTGATCGCACCGTTCATGCCGGGGAGTGCCGCCTCAATCCTCACCACCCTGGGGTGTGACGGAAACGATGTTACGCTTGACGGGAATGATCACTGGGGTGGGTTGCAGCCAGGCACCAGAATTGCCAAAGCTGAGCCGCTTTTTCCGCGTATTGAGCACGAGTAG
- a CDS encoding stage 0 sporulation family protein, with the protein MIRLVTVKFRDAGRQYDFNAQNFRFGRGDKIIVETDRGRALATVVVPPREIADEEAPENLKAVLRPATADDLTMASGNTAREEEAQRYTHKRIQERNLDMKLVRAEYLFDGSKIIFYFTADGRIDFRELVKDLAHHFHTRIEMRQIGVRDEAKMIGGLGVCGRELCCCSFLTEFTPVSVKMAKEQGLALNPGKISGQCGRLLCCLSYEYETYCDLKKGLPKSGRKFVWDGQDAIVCDTHILQRTITLLLADGTRVEVSAEQFSAGNAPPCADKHRSGKESAHTCPRHQKHTESPAGTTSVPPSAESNQTLEGDEPRHQKDPLNGDTDGDKPQRRNRSRNRRSRRSSSAEGGTKEQEIKRQQPPPNNTPPAAKAGESQGQTDRKKRIRRRGRRRGRSDKPDSGDK; encoded by the coding sequence ATGATACGCCTGGTTACTGTCAAGTTCCGCGACGCGGGACGACAATATGATTTTAATGCGCAAAATTTTCGCTTTGGTCGCGGGGATAAAATCATCGTTGAAACTGATCGCGGTCGCGCCCTCGCCACGGTTGTTGTTCCCCCTCGCGAAATCGCCGATGAAGAAGCGCCAGAAAACTTGAAAGCCGTCCTGCGCCCCGCGACTGCGGATGATCTGACGATGGCTTCCGGAAATACGGCTCGCGAAGAAGAAGCTCAGCGCTACACCCATAAACGCATTCAGGAACGTAACCTGGACATGAAACTGGTGCGCGCCGAATATCTGTTCGATGGATCAAAAATCATCTTTTATTTCACTGCTGATGGCCGCATCGACTTTCGCGAACTGGTCAAGGATCTTGCCCACCATTTTCACACCCGCATTGAAATGCGCCAGATCGGCGTACGCGATGAAGCGAAGATGATTGGTGGACTTGGTGTATGTGGGCGAGAGTTGTGTTGCTGTTCCTTCCTGACTGAATTTACCCCGGTCTCTGTCAAGATGGCGAAAGAGCAAGGGTTGGCGCTTAATCCGGGCAAGATTTCCGGCCAGTGTGGGCGTCTTCTCTGCTGTCTCAGCTACGAGTACGAAACCTATTGTGATCTCAAAAAGGGGCTGCCAAAGAGCGGTCGCAAGTTTGTCTGGGATGGGCAGGATGCCATCGTGTGCGACACCCATATCCTGCAACGCACAATTACCCTCTTGCTCGCTGATGGTACCCGTGTCGAGGTTAGCGCAGAGCAGTTCTCTGCCGGAAATGCCCCTCCCTGTGCGGACAAACACCGCTCCGGCAAAGAGTCCGCTCACACCTGTCCACGACATCAGAAGCACACTGAATCACCAGCGGGGACAACTTCCGTCCCCCCCTCCGCAGAAAGCAATCAGACGCTCGAAGGTGATGAACCTCGCCATCAAAAGGACCCGCTTAACGGCGACACGGACGGTGATAAACCACAACGGCGCAATCGCAGCCGTAATCGTCGCAGCCGTCGCTCAAGCAGCGCCGAGGGAGGGACCAAGGAACAAGAGATAAAACGCCAGCAACCTCCCCCAAACAACACCCCGCCCGCCGCAAAAGCCGGTGAATCACAGGGGCAGACAGACAGGAAAAAACGTATTCGTCGCCGCGGGCGTCGCCGCGGGCGGAGCGACAAACCGGATTCTGGAGATAAATAA
- the holB gene encoding DNA polymerase III subunit delta', translating into MTFAQILGHERQKDLLRRALKSDRLANAYLFTGPDGIGKRLVALALARAVFCPAQGCGDCPACRKIDHGNHPDLHVLEADGANFKIEQIRLLQKELAYRALEASRKICLIEAADKLNRSSGNALLKTLEEPPGNAIFILLTAYPQRVLQTIRSRCQPLPFNRLAAVQLEDELRVQLDLNDEESHILAALSEGSFKKALGKDRDLYLNERRELIQSLVMLSSGSILPIFALAERLAADKDRLPEVLEIYQAFYRDALLRRHNGAAQFINIDLRANIETVAGKHSTLELLNKLVAIKETRHRLERNVNRQLAMETLLLQLVA; encoded by the coding sequence ATGACATTCGCCCAGATCCTTGGCCACGAACGGCAAAAAGACCTGTTACGTCGTGCCCTGAAAAGTGATCGGCTGGCCAATGCCTACCTCTTTACCGGCCCCGACGGAATTGGCAAGCGACTGGTGGCATTAGCCTTGGCGCGTGCGGTATTCTGCCCGGCTCAAGGGTGCGGTGACTGCCCGGCCTGTCGCAAAATTGATCACGGCAATCATCCCGACCTCCATGTCCTTGAAGCTGATGGAGCCAATTTCAAGATCGAGCAAATCCGGCTTTTGCAAAAAGAGCTGGCCTATCGTGCACTAGAGGCTTCACGCAAGATCTGCCTGATTGAAGCCGCCGACAAACTGAACCGGTCATCCGGCAATGCCTTGCTCAAAACGCTCGAAGAGCCGCCCGGAAACGCCATTTTTATTCTGTTAACCGCCTACCCTCAACGGGTGCTGCAAACGATTCGTTCCCGCTGTCAGCCACTCCCATTCAATCGCCTTGCCGCTGTCCAACTGGAAGATGAGCTCCGTGTCCAGCTTGACTTGAACGACGAGGAAAGCCACATTCTTGCCGCACTTTCGGAGGGCAGCTTCAAAAAAGCACTGGGCAAGGATCGTGATCTTTATCTTAATGAGCGGCGTGAGCTGATTCAGTCGCTGGTGATGTTGTCGTCCGGCAGTATCCTGCCAATTTTCGCGTTGGCGGAACGACTGGCGGCGGACAAAGATCGCCTGCCTGAAGTTCTGGAGATTTATCAGGCATTTTATCGTGATGCGCTGTTGCGCCGACATAATGGAGCCGCACAGTTTATCAATATTGATTTACGTGCTAACATAGAGACCGTAGCGGGAAAACACAGCACTCTGGAGCTACTCAACAAACTCGTTGCAATTAAAGAAACCCGTCACCGTCTCGAACGCAATGTCAACCGCCAGCTGGCGATGGAAACCCTGCTCTTGCAGCTGGTGGCCTGA
- the tmk gene encoding dTMP kinase, translating to MSFFITFEGSEGCGKTTQSQRLAEHLRASGYPVLTTREPGGCVISDAIRSILLDAANTALTQRSELLLYAAARAQHVDEIIRPALTTGTIVICDRYIDATVAYQGHGRGLDLDLIGDLNRLATNSVVPDLTLLLDFPVAAGLQRARARNAQAEGDNEDRFERESLAFHHRVRQGYLALAAQHKRFQIIDAEGSPARIAEHIRQVVDNVISTRGTP from the coding sequence ATGTCTTTTTTTATTACATTTGAAGGGAGCGAAGGTTGCGGCAAGACCACACAATCGCAACGCCTCGCCGAACATCTGCGCGCCAGCGGTTATCCCGTCCTGACCACCCGTGAACCGGGGGGATGTGTTATTTCCGACGCCATTCGTTCAATCCTGCTCGATGCCGCCAATACCGCCCTGACCCAGCGTTCGGAGCTCCTCCTCTACGCCGCAGCGCGGGCCCAGCATGTCGACGAGATCATTCGTCCGGCGCTTACCACAGGTACGATTGTCATCTGTGATCGCTACATCGATGCAACAGTCGCTTATCAGGGGCACGGACGGGGGCTTGATCTGGATTTGATCGGCGACCTCAACCGCCTTGCAACCAACAGCGTTGTTCCCGATCTGACCCTGCTTCTTGATTTTCCGGTCGCAGCAGGACTCCAGCGAGCTCGCGCCCGCAACGCACAGGCCGAGGGCGACAATGAAGATCGCTTTGAACGTGAATCCCTCGCTTTTCATCATCGTGTCCGCCAGGGGTACCTCGCGCTGGCGGCGCAGCACAAACGTTTTCAGATCATTGATGCCGAAGGTTCTCCGGCACGCATCGCCGAGCATATTCGACAGGTTGTCGACAACGTCATCTCAACCCGAGGGACACCATGA
- the rnc gene encoding ribonuclease III has translation MDITSAIAALQERLDYRFNDSMLLKTALTHKSFRNEQPADMAPDDNERLEFLGDAVLDLFIGERLYEIEPSLSEGEMTRVRAELVSEVGLARVSRTLQLGESLLLGRGERKSGGPDKDSLQANTLEAVIGAIFRDGGWQALTTVAARLFLPLIIDSVAQSADSVDSKSRLQELLQAQGEKPPEYRLIEIEGPDHDRRYGIEVLIDGQRAGFGSGRSKKLAQQVAAREALLTVQKLRDA, from the coding sequence ATGGATATAACTTCGGCAATCGCTGCTTTACAGGAACGACTGGACTACCGTTTTAACGATTCAATGCTCCTGAAAACGGCGCTGACGCACAAATCGTTTCGTAATGAACAGCCAGCGGACATGGCTCCTGACGACAATGAGCGTCTGGAGTTTCTGGGGGATGCGGTTCTTGATCTGTTTATCGGTGAACGCCTCTACGAAATTGAGCCCTCTTTGAGCGAGGGCGAAATGACCAGGGTACGCGCCGAACTTGTCAGTGAAGTCGGTCTGGCCCGGGTTTCACGCACGTTGCAGCTGGGGGAATCCCTGTTGTTGGGACGTGGTGAACGCAAAAGTGGCGGACCAGACAAAGACAGTCTTCAGGCGAATACACTTGAAGCGGTGATCGGCGCGATCTTTCGCGATGGCGGGTGGCAGGCATTGACAACGGTTGCCGCGCGCCTGTTTTTACCGTTGATTATCGATAGTGTTGCACAATCAGCCGACAGTGTTGACAGTAAAAGCCGGTTACAGGAGCTTTTGCAGGCGCAAGGGGAAAAACCGCCGGAGTATAGACTGATTGAAATCGAAGGCCCCGATCATGACCGAAGGTATGGTATCGAGGTATTGATCGACGGTCAACGCGCCGGTTTTGGAAGTGGTCGTTCAAAAAAATTGGCGCAGCAGGTTGCTGCCCGGGAGGCGTTGCTCACTGTGCAGAAATTGCGCGACGCATAA